In one Fodinicola acaciae genomic region, the following are encoded:
- the lpdA gene encoding dihydrolipoyl dehydrogenase, whose product MGIVPRQTSGEPVTDGNTAYDIVILGGGSGGYACALRAVDLGKSVALIEKDKAGGTCLHYGCIPTKALLHAAEVADLARDGMEFGIKTTLAGIDMGAVHSYKDGVVNRLHKGLQGTLKSRGVSYVEGPGKLVSPTAVEVDGKRYEGRHVVLATGSQPKWFPGFEPDGERIITSDHALKLDRVPASVVILGAGAIGVEFASIWRSFGADVTIVEALPNLVPLEDKDSSKLLERAFRKRKIAFHTGTKATQVEKTDSGVKVSLENGKELEAELLLVAVGRGPVSAELGYEEQGVRVERGNVVVDELCRTSVPTISAVGDLIATPQFAHVGFQEGILVAERLAGLDVLPIDYAGIPRITYSDPEVASVGLTSEQAKEKYGETNEVSYNLAANGKSLILQTQGAVKVIAVKDGPVVGVHMVGARVGELLAEAQLIYNWEAFPAEVAQFIHGHPSQSEAIGEAHLALAGKPLHFHN is encoded by the coding sequence ATGGGGATCGTCCCACGTCAAACGTCAGGAGAACCCGTGACAGACGGCAACACCGCGTACGACATCGTCATCCTCGGTGGCGGCAGCGGTGGGTACGCATGCGCGTTGCGCGCGGTCGACCTCGGCAAGTCGGTCGCGCTGATCGAAAAAGACAAAGCCGGCGGCACCTGCCTGCATTACGGCTGCATTCCGACCAAGGCCCTGCTGCACGCCGCCGAGGTCGCCGACCTCGCGCGCGACGGGATGGAGTTCGGCATCAAGACGACGCTGGCCGGCATCGACATGGGTGCGGTGCACTCGTACAAGGACGGTGTGGTCAACCGGCTGCACAAAGGCCTGCAAGGCACGTTGAAATCGCGTGGCGTCAGCTACGTCGAAGGCCCCGGCAAGCTGGTCTCCCCCACCGCCGTCGAGGTCGACGGCAAGCGTTACGAAGGCCGTCACGTCGTGCTGGCCACCGGGTCGCAGCCGAAATGGTTCCCCGGATTCGAGCCGGACGGCGAGCGGATCATCACCAGCGACCACGCGCTCAAGCTCGACCGCGTACCGGCCAGCGTCGTCATCCTCGGCGCCGGCGCGATCGGCGTGGAGTTCGCCTCGATCTGGCGCTCCTTCGGCGCCGACGTGACGATCGTCGAGGCGCTGCCCAACCTCGTACCGCTGGAGGACAAGGACTCCTCCAAGCTGCTGGAGCGCGCGTTCCGCAAGCGGAAGATCGCCTTCCACACCGGCACCAAAGCCACCCAGGTCGAGAAGACCGACAGCGGCGTCAAGGTGTCGCTGGAAAACGGCAAGGAGCTGGAGGCCGAGCTGCTGCTGGTCGCGGTCGGCCGCGGACCGGTGTCGGCCGAGCTCGGCTACGAAGAGCAGGGCGTACGCGTCGAGCGCGGCAACGTCGTGGTCGACGAGCTGTGCCGCACGAGCGTGCCGACCATCTCCGCGGTCGGCGACCTGATCGCCACGCCGCAGTTCGCTCACGTCGGCTTCCAGGAAGGCATCCTGGTCGCCGAGCGGCTGGCCGGCCTGGACGTGCTGCCGATCGATTACGCCGGCATCCCGCGGATCACCTACTCCGACCCCGAGGTCGCCTCGGTCGGCCTGACTTCCGAGCAGGCCAAGGAAAAGTACGGCGAGACCAACGAGGTGTCCTACAACCTGGCCGCCAACGGCAAGTCGCTGATCCTGCAGACGCAGGGTGCGGTCAAGGTGATCGCGGTCAAGGACGGCCCGGTGGTCGGTGTCCACATGGTGGGTGCGCGGGTCGGCGAGCTGCTCGCCGAGGCACAGTTGATCTACAACTGGGAGGCGTTCCCGGCCGAGGTGGCGCAGTTCATCCACGGCCACCCGTCGCAGTCGGAGGCCATCGGCGAGGCGCACTTGGCGCTGGCCGGCAAACCACTGCACTTCCACAACTGA
- the sucB gene encoding 2-oxoglutarate dehydrogenase, E2 component, dihydrolipoamide succinyltransferase translates to MPVSVKLPALGESVTEGTVTRWLKQEGDQVEADEPLLEVSTDKVDTEIPSPASGTLSKIVVAEDETVEVGAELAIINDGGSGEAAPAPAAEEPAAAEPAPEPEPEPEPAAEAQAPAAEPEPAPAAASGGDGARTPVSLPALGESVTEGTVTRWLKQVGDSVAVDEPLLEVSTDKVDTEIPSPVAGTLLEITVGEDETAPVGAQLAVVGTSDGAAAPAAAPAATPEPAAEAPQPAAEPEAPKQEAPKQEAPAPAAAAPAPAAPAPVPAPAQQTANGDASGAYVTPLVRKLAAEHNVDLSSVQGSGVGGRIRKQDILDAAAKAKAAAAAPAPAAAPSTAPAPSATGAVSDAAAALRGKTEPLSRIRKLIAKRMVQSLQTAAQLTTVIEVDVTKIAKLRQQVKNDFLAREGVKLSFLPFFALATVEALRQHPLLNATWEDEETVTYHDAEHLGIAVDSPRGLVVPVVHNAGDLNLAGLARKIADLAERVRTNKASPDELGGGSFTLTNTGSRGALFDTPILNQPQVGMLGTGSVVKRAVVVDDEEHGEIIVPRSMVYLALTYDHRLVDGADAARFLVTIKERLEGGSFQSELGLS, encoded by the coding sequence ATGCCGGTCTCCGTCAAACTGCCCGCGCTCGGCGAAAGCGTCACAGAAGGCACCGTCACCCGCTGGCTGAAGCAGGAAGGCGATCAGGTCGAGGCTGACGAGCCTTTGCTGGAGGTCTCGACCGACAAGGTCGACACCGAGATCCCGTCCCCGGCGTCAGGCACGCTGAGCAAGATCGTGGTCGCCGAGGACGAGACGGTCGAGGTCGGCGCCGAGCTGGCCATCATCAACGACGGCGGATCCGGCGAAGCCGCTCCGGCGCCGGCCGCCGAGGAGCCTGCCGCCGCTGAGCCGGCACCCGAGCCCGAGCCCGAGCCCGAGCCGGCCGCTGAGGCGCAAGCTCCAGCCGCCGAGCCGGAGCCGGCGCCGGCAGCAGCGTCTGGCGGCGACGGCGCGCGTACGCCGGTGAGCCTGCCGGCGCTCGGCGAGTCGGTCACCGAAGGCACCGTCACGCGCTGGCTCAAGCAGGTCGGCGACTCCGTCGCGGTCGACGAGCCGCTGTTGGAGGTCTCCACCGACAAGGTCGACACCGAGATCCCGTCGCCGGTGGCCGGCACCCTGCTGGAGATCACCGTCGGCGAGGACGAGACCGCGCCGGTCGGTGCGCAGCTCGCGGTGGTCGGCACGAGCGACGGCGCCGCGGCTCCTGCCGCAGCTCCTGCCGCCACGCCCGAGCCGGCGGCTGAGGCGCCTCAGCCTGCCGCTGAGCCGGAAGCACCGAAGCAGGAAGCACCGAAGCAGGAGGCGCCGGCTCCGGCGGCCGCAGCTCCGGCTCCAGCTGCTCCGGCTCCGGTTCCGGCTCCGGCTCAGCAGACCGCGAACGGTGACGCGTCCGGCGCGTATGTGACGCCGCTGGTCCGCAAGCTGGCCGCCGAGCACAACGTCGACCTGTCCAGCGTGCAGGGCAGCGGCGTCGGCGGCCGGATTCGCAAGCAGGACATCCTCGACGCGGCCGCCAAGGCCAAGGCCGCCGCGGCCGCTCCGGCTCCGGCCGCCGCGCCGTCGACGGCCCCGGCGCCGAGCGCCACCGGCGCGGTCAGCGACGCGGCCGCCGCGCTGCGCGGCAAGACCGAGCCGCTGTCGCGGATCCGCAAGCTGATCGCCAAGCGGATGGTGCAGTCGCTGCAGACCGCGGCTCAGCTGACCACGGTCATCGAGGTCGACGTCACCAAGATCGCCAAGCTCCGCCAGCAGGTCAAGAACGACTTCCTCGCGCGCGAAGGCGTGAAACTGTCGTTCCTGCCGTTCTTCGCGCTGGCCACCGTCGAGGCGCTGCGGCAGCACCCGCTGCTCAACGCGACCTGGGAGGACGAGGAGACCGTCACCTACCACGACGCCGAGCACCTCGGCATTGCGGTGGACAGTCCGCGCGGCCTGGTCGTACCCGTCGTCCACAACGCCGGCGACCTCAATCTGGCCGGCCTGGCCCGCAAGATCGCCGACCTGGCCGAGCGCGTACGCACCAACAAGGCCAGTCCGGACGAGCTCGGCGGCGGTTCCTTCACGCTGACCAACACCGGCAGCCGTGGCGCGCTCTTCGACACGCCGATCCTGAACCAGCCGCAGGTCGGCATGCTGGGCACTGGCTCGGTCGTGAAGCGCGCGGTCGTGGTCGACGACGAAGAGCACGGCGAGATCATCGTGCCGCGCTCGATGGTCTACCTGGCGCTCACGTACGACCACCGCCTGGTCGACGGCGCCGACGCGGCTCGCTTCCTGGTCACCATCAAGGAGCGGCTGGAAGGCGGCTCCTTCCAGAGCGAGCTCGGCCTGTCCTAG
- a CDS encoding TIGR01777 family oxidoreductase codes for MRVAVTGASGLIGSALVPVLVADGHEVVTLVRREPAAGEVRWDPARRELDPEVFAEIDAVVHLAGAGVGDRRWSATYKKTLLDSRIDGTTAVAGALAAVAADGRERVLLSASAVGWYGDASDHEVDESSPRGGGFLADLVREWEASTGPAEDAGVRVAHLRSGLVCDRSGGLMRKLLPIFRLGAGGPMGSGRQCWPWITLPDELAAIRFLMTHREVSGAVNLVAPQPATNAEFATALGNALHRPAIVPAPAFALRLALGEFADEGVLIGQRVVPKVLLDAGFTFQHPRLDEAMRWIASRLV; via the coding sequence ATGCGGGTCGCGGTTACCGGAGCGAGCGGTTTGATCGGGTCGGCGTTGGTGCCGGTGTTGGTCGCCGACGGGCACGAGGTCGTGACGCTCGTACGGCGCGAGCCAGCGGCTGGCGAGGTGCGGTGGGACCCGGCGCGGCGCGAGCTGGATCCGGAGGTGTTCGCCGAGATCGACGCCGTCGTGCATCTCGCTGGTGCCGGCGTCGGCGACCGCCGGTGGTCGGCGACGTACAAGAAGACGCTGCTGGACAGTCGCATCGACGGCACGACGGCCGTCGCGGGCGCGTTGGCTGCGGTGGCCGCGGACGGGCGGGAGCGTGTGCTGCTGTCGGCGTCGGCGGTCGGATGGTACGGCGACGCGAGCGACCACGAGGTAGACGAGTCGAGCCCGCGCGGCGGTGGGTTTCTCGCAGACCTGGTGCGCGAGTGGGAGGCGTCGACCGGCCCGGCGGAGGATGCCGGCGTACGGGTCGCCCATCTGCGCAGCGGCCTGGTCTGCGACCGCTCCGGCGGGCTGATGCGCAAACTGCTGCCGATCTTCCGGCTCGGCGCGGGTGGCCCGATGGGCTCTGGGCGGCAGTGCTGGCCGTGGATCACCTTGCCCGACGAGCTTGCCGCGATCCGGTTTCTCATGACGCACCGGGAAGTCTCTGGCGCCGTCAACCTGGTGGCGCCGCAGCCGGCCACCAACGCCGAGTTCGCCACGGCTTTGGGCAATGCGCTCCACCGGCCGGCTATCGTTCCCGCGCCGGCGTTCGCGCTGCGGTTGGCGCTCGGCGAGTTCGCCGACGAGGGTGTCCTCATTGGCCAGCGGGTGGTGCCCAAGGTGCTCCTCGACGCGGGATTCACCTTCCAGCATCCGCGGCTCGACGAGGCCATGCGGTGGATCGCCTCACGCTTGGTCTAA
- a CDS encoding TIGR03667 family PPOX class F420-dependent oxidoreductase produces MNLTAGLAADRREHVEARLRGNLMAWLTTVRPDGQPRTVPVWFLIRDDDTILIYSRPGKAKLTNLASNPHVTLALDVSDLGRDVITIDGTAKVVTDQPPANEVPAYVAKYAERIGALFETPERFASMFDTAVVVTPTRLRA; encoded by the coding sequence ATGAACCTGACAGCAGGCCTTGCCGCCGACCGGCGCGAGCACGTCGAGGCCCGGCTCCGCGGCAACCTGATGGCGTGGCTGACGACCGTACGGCCGGACGGCCAGCCGCGCACCGTGCCGGTGTGGTTTCTGATCCGCGACGACGACACGATCCTGATCTACAGCCGGCCGGGCAAGGCCAAGCTGACCAACCTCGCCAGCAATCCGCACGTGACGCTGGCGCTCGACGTCAGCGACCTCGGCCGTGACGTGATCACCATCGACGGCACCGCGAAGGTGGTCACGGACCAGCCGCCGGCCAACGAGGTGCCGGCGTATGTGGCGAAGTACGCCGAGCGGATCGGTGCGCTGTTCGAGACGCCGGAGCGCTTCGCGAGCATGTTCGACACGGCCGTCGTGGTCACGCCGACCCGTTTGCGGGCCTAG
- a CDS encoding response regulator gives MIGRAIRIVIADDQEGIRTAFRMVLEAQPDMTVVGEAADGRAAVETARHLKPDVLLADIRMPRLDGLEVTRLLADSTRVIVVTTFDLDEYVHTALRDGACGFLLKRSGPALLIEAVRAAMAGDTLISPQLTVRLLRQLGPPRRLSPSPAGEPLTPRELDVVRLVAGGSTNAEIADELYLSAGTVKNHLASVQRKLGVRNRVGIAAWAWQTGTADPARLPRACFETDSRPANGSA, from the coding sequence GTGATCGGCCGGGCAATTCGCATCGTGATCGCCGACGACCAGGAAGGCATCCGTACGGCCTTCCGGATGGTGTTGGAGGCGCAGCCGGACATGACCGTGGTCGGCGAGGCGGCCGACGGCCGGGCCGCCGTGGAGACCGCACGCCACCTGAAGCCCGACGTGCTGCTGGCCGACATCCGGATGCCGCGGCTGGACGGCCTGGAGGTCACCCGCCTGCTGGCCGACTCGACACGGGTCATCGTCGTGACCACCTTCGACCTGGACGAATACGTGCACACCGCGCTGCGTGACGGCGCTTGCGGCTTCCTGCTCAAAAGGTCGGGGCCAGCGCTGCTGATCGAGGCGGTCCGCGCGGCGATGGCCGGCGACACGCTGATCAGTCCGCAGCTGACCGTACGGCTGCTCCGCCAGCTCGGACCGCCGCGCCGGCTGTCGCCGTCACCGGCCGGCGAGCCGCTGACGCCGCGCGAGCTCGACGTGGTGCGGCTGGTGGCCGGCGGCAGCACCAACGCCGAGATCGCCGACGAGCTGTATCTTTCCGCCGGTACGGTGAAAAACCACCTGGCCAGCGTCCAGCGCAAGCTCGGTGTGCGTAACCGGGTCGGCATCGCCGCCTGGGCCTGGCAGACCGGCACCGCCGACCCCGCTCGGCTTCCTAGGGCCTGTTTCGAAACAGACTCTAGGCCCGCAAACGGGTCGGCGTGA